Part of the Cyprinus carpio isolate SPL01 chromosome A12, ASM1834038v1, whole genome shotgun sequence genome, AGGAgctgatcacaatttgtgggcttctgcttgtccactcgcgtTTTTAGGACTGACCATAGGTTCTCTGTGGGATTGAGATCTGGGTTacctggccacagatccaaaatctCAGTGTAATGTTCTTCGAGCCATTTCTTTATCAcacttgctttgtgacatggtgctccatcatgctggaaaatgcatggatcatcaccaaattgctcatggatcattgaAAGGACAtatttttgggcagaattatgagagagcccactcccttggttgaaaagcaactccacacatgaatggtctcaggatgcttcactgttggcacaacacagaactcatggtagcattcaccttttcttctccaagcaatcgattttccagatgtcccaaacagttggaagggagcttcatcagaaaAACTTTGCACCAGtgttctgctgtccaatccttgtacttcctgcagaatttcagtctgtccttgatgtttttcttggagagaagtggctttttttgttgcccttcttgacaccaggccgttgtccaaatgtcttggcctcactgtgtgtgcaaatgctctcacaccaacctgcttccattcctgagcaagctctgcactgctggtgacacgattccgtagttgactcctcaggaggagacggtcctggcacttgctggatactctgggacatcctgaagacttcttcactgcagtcaaacctcaACAATTGAAGTTCTTGAcaatccggtaaatggttctttcaagtGCAATATTCtctgtagcaatttccttgcatgtgaggccattttgatgcaaagcgatgatggctgcacgtgtttctttggaggtaaccattgctaataagaacacaatgattggaagcgcttcttccctccttttatagcaatcagtctgctttTACAGTctatttagtatgatagtgatttcccctgactagtactcattaacactttcacatgtgctgctgatatgattagtcaattaatgttagcttgGTCATTTTGTGTTAGGATCAAAAGTGATTGTGAAAGtgaacagtgatttatttatttattttatttatttttgaaaagtttattttttggccaatgaagcttttagccattatttaaaatgcatctgatcactctacacaataatctagaaacaatgtgaatgaacaccacaacagcttaagctgcAAACTACAAAATTTATGTcattgccaaaacttttggccatgactgtaattTATTACATGGCCCTCATGATCACTCAGTTCTGATTCTGAGTTGCTATATTCAGTAGTCAGATATTTCTTAACTTTTGCTGTGGTCAGAGGCAATGCTATGTCAGTCTGCACATTCATGTAACTGAAAAAGTGCTACTTTCATAAGTCTTGTATCACACTCTGAGCTCAGGCTTTCTTATTTCATACAAATGCAAATTGTGCCATCTTGCATCTCAGTAATCAGCTGTAGTAAAAAAATTACTTGGGAGGGTTCAGTATAAATATTACCAGGATTCTTGGATGATTcagtattaacattattattgttgtagtgATCATCTTTTTCCAGGCCAATTGTTTTGTACAATGTAattgacttttttcttagaagaagctttaaaataaaatacaggtaaaggtataaaataatttaacctcCAATCATTATTTCTTGTCCACgtatttatttgataagtagCTGTGTAAAAAGGGGGATAATGTACCTACAGTCAGAAAGTCATTATCATTAAACTAACCCATTCTGGGTAATATAAGACTGATCATCCTGATGCAGTTTATTATGGTCTTTCTGCAACCTGCCCTAACATAAAATCTTTCTCCACAGCTCCTAAGGAGACAAGTACTGGTACTTTTACCACAGACACAAAAACTGATTCTACAGACAATACTCCTGCCAGCATAACTACTGCCACCACAACTGTTACCACCACAACCACTACGACACAAGGTACTCAGACCGTCATAGTCTTAAATCCCACCAGCAGgcctaaatgctttaaaataacattCGATCTTTAGAAGAAGTCATCCATAATCCTGTAATTTACTCACTGTCTTTCCAATCTTTTATGACCTTTTTCTGTGAAGCATAGaagacaacattttaaacaatgtaCTGGTCACTTGCAATAACAGTGGAATGGGACTGAAGTCTTTAAActtcaaaaaggcaaaaaaaaaaaaaagaaaaaaagaagaagaactgtGTCATGAAGAGGCCCATATGACTTTGTATGCTGTAATTTAAATCATTAAGTCAATGAGTTAAACCAAGGAGCTTAATCATACTGGTCTGTGAACTAATCATTCAGCACAAAAATGTAAACTAGATCAAtcgatacattttttttttaccagtcagATATTGCTACACCATGAACTTGCTAAGGTTAAACTATAGGACAAATGTCAAGATCTTCAGTGAATAATGgcttaaattttggtctgtttttatttggaatataGCACAGAAATCATATATACTATTTTATGACACAAGTCTTTTTTAAAGCTTGGAAACGTGGCAACATGATTgtcattttagaatatataagTAATTTACAGAAAATAGCTACTGCTGGAAAAGATCTTTTCTGGTTCACGCAGGTTAATAATGGCATCGTGTTTGTTCATTTTCAAGGTGCCTGTGCTTCAAATCCTTGTATTGGAAACATTATATGTGAAGAACGGTTTGGGGGCTTTGCTTGCATCTGCCAGCCTGGGCTGGTTTACTTGGAAATGAGAGGCTGCATTCAAAGTATGACTGGCTCAGTTTTGAATCATCGGAACATAATTGTAGATATGTGACACAATTATATCCTTAAAGCAGACACTAAGTTGCCTGTGGTATAGAAATTAAGCTTAATGTTTTATGTAACCTGGTGAATCTAACTGCCATTATCTGCTTTCCTGTGACTTGAGAATATCAATGAAACATTcacttatgttatatatatatatttcttttttataatgattGCAGCAAAGGTCTTCCCAGGTAATTTAACTGTGGccagagattttaaaaaagatatgGCTGACAAAATTTCTGAAGAGTTTCAAAAAACAGCAGGTGATATTGAGAATGCGGTAAGAGACTGAATTTCCTTTTTGATTTGTGTAGACATTCAATCCTACCCAACACACTCTACAGCAGCATGTCTagcaagatttttcatttttacatagtAAAGGATGAGTGATATAAATAAATGGTGGTAAATAACTAATAGATGATGTCAAACAACATTGCATTCTATATTCTTATCCCAAATACAGCTCAGAAAAACCCTGGCTGATGACAATGGCTACATTAATTCCACCGTTTTGAAGCTAAGGTTGGTACCACTTGTTATAATAGcctttcatttaaacattaacttGTGAAAGCTTCTGAGAcggttttagttttcttttactCATTGTTGAATATAAATTGCAAATAATAATTCACACTTTCAGTCTTAGCATTATGAGAAAATGTGGAACAGCTTTAATTGGGCCCCTAGATATAAAGGCTAATGAGTTGAAatcttttaacagtttttcatCATTTCCTTTTACAGTGAGGGCAGTGTAATTGCAGAAGTGCAGAATTTCTATGACTTGTCATCCGATGCCACATCAGCTTCAGTTGAAGATAAGATTGAAAAATCCATTAAAGTTTACCTACCTGAAGGCGCCACATACACACGTACATCTGAGGGTTcttttgttctgtcattctgcAATGATTTTGAACAATTTAGCAAATTCAAGCATTAGAAAGAAGCATACTTTGGTACATTTTAACTTGTATACTCAATTCACAGGAGGCAGTATGTGTGAGATTGGCATTTGTGACAATAACACCACTGAAACCTGTGAAGAACAAGAGAATAGTGGTACTGTAAGGTGCACTTGCAAAGAAGGGTACATCAGGTCACAATTCACATCACTTTTATGCATTCGTAAGTATCTTTTTTGCTCCATAGTATGAATGCACAACTTTAAACAATTCAAACTGGTCTTCATAAATTTTCTGTTGTGCTCCTATCTTTTTATAGCTTGTCCAAATGGGGAAATGGCAGTGGATGAAGACAACTGTGAAAAGTATGCACTTGCATTATTTcattaaagattttaatgaatctatatgaaaatttaattattatttcataaacaATTAATGTTATCCCAGGGCCCACTAAGGTCCTCTATAGTATGGTATAACATACTCATTAAGcccaccaattaaaaaaaaagaaaatggcccATGCCCTGTGAATTGAAGTTATCGATCtgtaacatttatattaactggttttatttaagttaaatattattaaatatgacttatttaataatatttatgaatacaaAAGTCATACATAAGTAACTGACCAACAGTCAGTTTTTAGATAAGGCAGAAATAGCTCCTTAAGGATGTTCCCTGTATTAACATGTCACAAGGCAAAAACACATATGTAATGTTATATGTGTCATAATGGGTTTTGTGGTTCCATGGTATCACTGAGagatgttttgattattttaggTGTTCTTTTGGTTTCTCTGGATTTAATTGCAGTGAACGTAAGTCTGCTCTCCACCATCATCTGAATCATGCTCAGCTACTCTGTTACACtacttttgaggaacatttatgcACCTGTGTGTAATGCCAATTCTCATTACAGCATATCTTTTGGTTGTGATCGTGGTGTCCACTGTGTTGGGTGCATTGTTGATTATCTTTATTGTGGCCCTGATAGTTGTAAGCTGCAGGTAAGAGTCCACAACACATTTCCAAATCCATTTACACAAACATTCTATGgatttaaaacattcattttgtctGTGTGTCTATTTACAATTGAAGAATCAAAAGGGAAGCTCCTCATCCCAGGAAGATTTTAGCTCAAACTATGGCAATAAGGAATTACATAAACCTACCGGAGTTCCCAGGATTCCTAGGGCCAACCCTGATGCTAACTGGAAGTCTAACAATCTGGAGATGACTAATAGTGGGAGCAATCAGGCACTGGTGACCAGAGATCGCCCAGAGAGCAATGCAGTAAGACCAGGACTACAATACTACCCACTGGGTTTATTACAGGCCACATGAATTTTAGTGATGACCCTTGTAGAGCATCATCTATTATCCAAATAATGTGTTTATAACTATTTGATCAAAGTGataaaattacattcattaataAAGCACCTCTAAGTatctcaaaacaatttttttgtttttgtagcgCTACACTGGTTACTATGAGGACGTGAGTTATAGGAGTCACGTTCCCCCAGCGCACTCTGGCTATGGTGGGAGAGGAGAGGAAAATGGTGGTGTCCACAACCCATACTTTCGGCAAGATGATGACAGCATGCGCAGATATTAACATGATTTAATCAGGAAAATCACTGCATTTGGATGATTTTTCTTCATCTTCATGTagattgaattacattttttatttctttgttgacccaaatttaaagattttaatggGAAAATAGTTAATGCCTTTTATATGAATCTTTATTAACCATAGGAACAGAATTCAGATTTCCTTCGTATTTACATTCTGTGGTATTAGCAGCTATTGAAATTCAGTTTATGGGCTTCAATCTTGATTTAAGCTTTTGCTTTAAAAGTATTTGGACAAAATGTCGTTCCTCAACTGTTGAATAGAAGCTGTGTTGCAGAGGTCTTCGTTTGGACAGTGACGCCTGttctacataatttatttttcttttccatcTTACAAacttaaaatcattttgtttttcagttcctacaaaacatttttttaaacacatccaTGCTTTTAATGCAATACTTGTTTAAGTCAGATGTTTGAATGTTCAAATTTATGACATATATGTTTAGTGCTTGGGCTGGAACtcagatttacaaaataaatcGAAACAAATCAATGTTTCTTTTGAGATATTCAAGCAGTGATGCACCTTATTTATTCAGAAAGAGAAATTATGATAAACTGTTCTAACTGTAACTATGCCAGTTGatgtattttattacaaatgattttaagaaataataataataaaaacagtatattttgtatttaaataacatGGAGTTAATAAagcatttgatttttaaaaataatgcatttaaggGTATCTGCATGTTCTTTTGTTTAGTGtatgacattttaaacaaattagaTATTCTCATAAAACTCATACATTTAAATGCTTACTTTTTCAAATGCCATATATTCTGCcattaaaaacagaataataaaagcttacaataaaagtttaaactattttgtttgtttgcaacaTACCTTATGACTTTTATAATTTTCCTTCccgatatcttttttttttgccattcgaTTCTGaaattcatttcattcatataaataaatgaatttaaatgcactaaatgcTTGCATAATACACTATATTATGCACTTTACTACACTgcatttaatcattattaatgcTGTATACGTTAATGATGAACTCATAACTTGAATTCATATGCCATCTCACTTAGCATTTCCCTGTCCCACTCTGCAAATATGTCTCAGATACAAGAAAACGTCTCAGATACATTtcttggaacacacacacacacacacacacacacacacaaaaaaaattccgCAGAAAATATTCTTATTTGAAATTGCTTTGTGTTTTCTGACAATTCACATTCATAAATTCTGTACCTTATACCTAACAAGCAAGATTTATCACTAGATTTGTGTGTCATTATTTTAGATTTCTACATGATTTTCCTGTAAATGGTTGTGAAATGAGCTCTGCCCCAATCGTCAATGTGACATCAACTTAAGAACCCCAAAAACCGGCTATCTCCCAAAGATTAATGAGTATCTAACTATTTAACAAAATTCCTATGGATAAAATTTACAGTCAGGCTTATCTTTGGCCTTAATTAACCTATAAGTTGAGAACACTTTAACCCCCACCCCAAAGATTACATACAAATTGTAtaatcaaaatacaaatattatttcaacacATCTCTGCAATGTATTCATAACACTgcatagtggaaaaaaaaatatttatatccaaGAGTGCTGAAAAAGTGGtccaaaataactttaaatacacTGATTTTCAATACACAATACACCTAGCCATATTACAGTTGCAGTAGCTAAACAAAATCTAACACAAACCAAAAGGATTATTATacagacaaattataaatatatacacatatactacATTTCTTAAACATTATTGGTAAACGTTATTACCCATAAAAacgtttttgtgtatttggtgtaatgaaatgtgtttatgctgtttatggttcaaagaacacattattttccacatactgtacattattgtttctcctctatgcctcgtctttctgaaacgcgtcgttgTTTATGAAgatcatcggtctgaaaagcgaggtgattggccagctatccagtgctttgtgattgaaCGAATGCCTCaagagtgtgacggaaatgttacgcctcttatcatactgtgatgcatgcCCTGGTCAAAACACCGgtgagacaaaacaaaaacaataaaacccattacaaacgagccatttgttgcatccagtggggtcATACAGAGTCAAGGTCATCACCTTTGTCTCCTTTACCAAGTCCCTGTTTATTTAAAGAGAGAAGCTCATCAAAGACATTTTTGGTCTGGAGACAAACTCACCATGGATGGATACTGAGACAGTTACAGAACTAGAAGAGTATAGAGTGGTTCTCATTCTATGACCTGTTATCTTCAACTTTGCAAAAGTTTTGACCAAATAAAGCAATAATGGACAGATTAGGTCTTCATGTTTaaacaatgttgtttttaattcatgGACCCTGCATTGTGCAAggtatgttttaatataatattcaaatcaaatattaaaatatttgcattcttATCTGTAATATTTTGCTCTACAGTATTTGCACTTGAAAATACGATTGTATTTAGAtgcaggtaatttttttttttataaagtatgaaatgtcttatttaaattatttggttttgatgattattaaacaaacaatacactctcagaaataaagagtagaaagctgtcactggagcagtatcttttcaaaatgtacacttttttaGGTACAAATgctccatattggtaccttaaaggtaagcttaagtgtacatattagtatctaaaaGGTACGAAAGTGTATCTTTTGACACAATGACAGCCaggttttgtacctttttgtctGAGAGTGTATGAAGTAGAACGATGCTATAATACTAAACAGGCCTACTCTCAACTGCTTCCAGTTGTTCCACTGTGAACATTTTGAGCAATGAAATTagtgaaactatatatatatatatatatatatatatatatatatatatatatatataaattataatatttactataaactaaactaattactatatattatatatatatatatatatatatatatatatatatatatatatagtaattagtttagttttatagtaaatattataattaatatatatatattaatatatatgatttataaatcAAAGTTCTGCTTTGTTGGCACAAAAACAATGAGGCGTTTTGAATGAATAAGCAATTAGGGTGACAGTATAAAACTTGAACAGGTAACTTTACAAGAAGTACAACAAAACACTCTAATTTACATACACGATTAGACCTAATCTATTCACTAGAATCAGTCAGACTTGTCACCACTAAAAATAAGAGACAGTTTAAGTGTGTTTATTTCAACCACATTAAAAACTGCTATATAGCATTTGGACACTCTACATTGCTTCTTGTAGGATAAAGTAGCTTGTTATAGAAAAGCTACATTAAGCAGCCAACTAAAAATGTGCAACTTTAGTTTGTTACTCTGCAAAAGTGAGTTTAATATTGCAAATTTTATGAGGTATCACATGAGGTAGAGTTGAGATATTCTACACAGTAGCTCCTGAACCCATAAACAGAGTTACTCAAGCTATTTCTtgcaaaactgacttttttttccccaaattacCTGCTAAACCTAAGTGCTCAGAGTCATTAA contains:
- the muc13b gene encoding mucin-13b, whose product is MNIPLKTILIFCLVAATTAQSTTDVPSSSTAKSTDTPSGTTNDITVPTEAPKETSTGTFTTDTKTDSTDNTPASITTATTTVTTTTTTTQGACASNPCIGNIICEERFGGFACICQPGLVYLEMRGCIQTKVFPGNLTVARDFKKDMADKISEEFQKTAGDIENALRKTLADDNGYINSTVLKLSEGSVIAEVQNFYDLSSDATSASVEDKIEKSIKVYLPEGATYTRGSMCEIGICDNNTTETCEEQENSGTVRCTCKEGYIRSQFTSLLCIPCPNGEMAVDEDNCEKCSFGFSGFNCSEPYLLVVIVVSTVLGALLIIFIVALIVVSCRNQKGSSSSQEDFSSNYGNKELHKPTGVPRIPRANPDANWKSNNLEMTNSGSNQALVTRDRPESNARYTGYYEDVSYRSHVPPAHSGYGGRGEENGGVHNPYFRQDDDSMRRY